In Xiphophorus hellerii strain 12219 chromosome 4, Xiphophorus_hellerii-4.1, whole genome shotgun sequence, a single genomic region encodes these proteins:
- the nhsb gene encoding Nance-Horan syndrome protein isoform X1, translated as MPFAKRIVEPQLLCRHQIPNDEGLLFEDLCAISHVVLSRTLRQLSDLARHACSLFQELENDIMSTNQRVWVLQNKIGQIQQTANALDPKKEAVPVSNLDIESKLSAHYQAPWHQQHNVFHPCTRPPCLEELHRNARLSLRALHRDEQQHQPSSSRERNRVTISISVAPPMPTFPSPHSIRRQQRSRLARAQERAERERELEYQPRKERTVKETEIQTTERKLQERPGREEDMKTIERKFECFYSLETIEGCIFIPWNRKVTSIEKSESSEVIGGQTAKAVNHSAPSAQDKQANWSKENVPPSDQKTNGDSQAVSSCIIPINVTAGVGFDREASARCSLVHSQSVLQRRRKLRRRKTITGIPKRVQQDMDSDESPVARERTVIIHANSHQLSLCQEDLSISGRLHHTRDSGCQTDDFLIACTAAPSRRRIRAQRNHQGIPASLSHSTGNISSLGDQSDSTYTTASTHGGRLRSRSLPREGGRLIDSDEDDDDNYDDDDEDEDLSPYEAEDFIPSGPSPRMKMMMMKDEEESTDDQAAPEPLQLGSLKRLQRSSERDRGGGGGGSPEHSWMERGRSRLPRKADMGSCEISSSSDTFSSPIHSVSTTGVLGSHVDHKEDHQSSSGNWSGSSSTCPSQTSETIPPPSSPPLTGSSHCDSELSLNTAPNAIDEGFSLDPSYHSDLRPQSQGHRSSSFTSSATDQLDDAGVSTASEGEWTYPQDQDQTDPDQDQDPTQKLSENHQFLQEYSSMEGLNDQTCFSKQKTNAEKEPESHYPSDTEGFYSSSVNLGEYNPTYREYTCNYADLGPDCHQSNTVAKRLSHGGYPQPPLQFKTGTMTLGRTCRPLRKSKVKPPPPKRTSSLKETNSSVDVGTDTQADKDHPKMVSEQELTSSSTDMKLELDLELGGAPEPLQSSCLVAESLGTWGMGLGGAMDIVEPMSFSSADTHSFKDEGAVQSDYADLWLHNSELKSNNGEYASMSNSSTATGTTVMDCMKSPDSSSSSTETQIQAVAQTLESKESSPSLPSGDFKLGSPEKLAGLASPSSGYSSQSETPTSTLPSSSAAFFPGPLSPSTGKRKPKVPERKSSLSSLQQFPRDGASISFCNKRDPDFPPPPSQLDLNVLHGGYVRHTLSHRAYHMHTLHHNKHRVANVLSIGPKIMVPEITNTNPPPSSGSALTNPGSNVLPITPSTIRSVQLHSVSQSSEPQSTSTTYQDTTNGTETVTRPKCPPSGSTLAPPPVNTRPLPPRRPPPRPPCHDHTSSPERSQPPPPGRHPDGPPSYESLLLRQDRYGPGTFWAMTAFRTRMDPSSDISEDSSPLHRPVPRAPHPSPVDLHTHIHSHTEFRGLTHSTHARSEFRVLGERSFSQDDDEDEEEEEEEEEEEEEEQVKEPQRAACSRGGMRSDHPPPPAYEFAGGSHLNSGSWASPVKVPGNTTEASHPYLISDARTGGQEVHEEEREVISGATRSAHPHQLQENKDDSTTPDTEDYFSKDSTPSDNSLSPLTDDAKVDDDIIITSPNKSRTTEDLFAMIHRSKRKVLGRKDSGDLNVKSRLCPVSAVTPSNVSTGVVPPAPPLNFPATLANAVGSQRAPVPIYRSAKKSSTSNEEFKLLLLKKGSRSDSSYRMSATEILKSPITPKTPGESLQEGSIRQAEEQSSMPQEPPISGLDPIQIPGLFPRANSESFTPKTLPMSAASRQGRSRIPPVANSSRYSTRSRLYTAPMQAISEGETENSDGSPHDDRSS; from the exons CTGTGTCGAACTTGGATATAGAGAGCAAGCTGTCGGCGCACTATCAGGCTCCATGGCACCAGCAACACAACGTGTTTCACCCATGCACCAGACCGCCATGTCTGGAGGAGCTCCACAGAAATGCCCGTCTGAGTCTTAGAGCTCTGCATCGCG ACGAACAACAGCATCAGCCTTCTTCAAGTCGAGAGAGAAACAGGGTGACCATCTCCATCTCCGTGGCGCCACCCATGCCCACCTTTCCCTCACCGCATAGCATTCGGCGGCAACAGAGGAGTCGGCTCGCACGAGCG CaagagagagcagagagggaACGAGAGCTGGAGTATCAACCCAGAAAG GAGAGGACTGTCAAAGAAACAGAGATCCAGACCACAGAGAGAAAG CTACAAGAGAGGCCTGGCAGAGAGGAGGATATGAAAACAATTGAAAGGAAG TTTGAGTGCTTTTACTCACTTGAAACTATTGAAGGTTGCATCTTCATTCCATGGAATAGAAAG GTTACCTCGATAGAGAAAAGTGAAAGTAGTGAAGTTATTGGAGGCCAAACAGCCAAGGCCGTAAACCACAGTGCCCCCTCAGCCCAAGACAAGCAGGCAAACTGGTCAAAGGAAAACGTCCCGCCATCAGATCAGAAGACAAATGGCGATTCTCAAGCGGTCTCCTCATGCATAATCCCCATTAATGTCACAG CAGGAGTCGGGTTTGACAGAGAGGCCAGTGCCCGTTGCTCTCTAGTTCACTCCCAGTCGGTGCTTCAGAGAAGAAGGAagctgaggaggagaaagaCTATCACTGGAATACCCAAACGGGTACAACAGGACATGG actcAGATGAATCACCTGTGGCAAGAGAGCGTACAGTGATCATCCACGCCAATTCACATCAACTATCTCTCTGTCAAGAGGACCTCTCAATTAGTGGGCGTCTCCATCACACTCGTGACTCTGGCTGCCAGACAGATGATTTCCTTATAGCAT GTACAGCTGCTCCCTCCAGAAGGCGCATTAGAGCTCAGCGCAACCATCAAGGTATCCCTGCCTCTCTGTCCCATTCTACGGGTAACATTTCCTCCTTGGGTGACCAGTCGGACTCAACATACACAACAGCTTCTACACATGGTGGCCGTTTACGCTCACGTAGCCTTCCAAGAGAGGGCGGCCGTCTAATCGACAGTGACGAAGACGATGATGACAactatgatgatgatgatgaagatgaagatttATCACCTTATGAAGCAGAGGACTTCATTCCATCCGGACCAAGTCCAAgaatgaagatgatgatgatgaaggatGAAGAAGAGAGTACAGACGATCAGGCAGCCCCTGAGCCACTGCAACTTGGAAGCCTAAAACGACTGCAGAGGTCTAGTGAAAGAGACAGGGGCGGTGGAGGAGGCGGGAGTCCAGAACATAGCTGGATGGAGAGGGGTCGTTCTCGCTTGCCCCGCAAGGCTGACATGGGTAGCTGTGAAATTTCATCCAGTTCTGATACTTTTAGCAGCCCTATTCACTCCGTGTCTACTACAGGCGTTTTAGGCAGTCATGTGGACCACAAGGAGGACCACCAGTCATCAAGTGGAAACTGGAGTGGCTCCAGCTCCACCTGCCCCTCACAAACATCTGAAACTATTCCCCCTCCCTCTTCTCCACCCTTGACAGGCTCTTCCCACTGTGATTCAGAGTTATCACTTAATACAGCACCCAATGCCATTGATGAGGGATTTTCCCTGGATCCTTCCTACCACTCTGACCTCAGGCCCCAGAGTCAAGGCCACAGATCAAGCTCTTTTACATCATCAGCCACAGACCAGCTAGATGATGCAGGGGTCAGTACAGCCAGCGAAGGGGAGTGGACATACCCCCAAGACCAAGATCAGACCGATCCAGATCAAGATCAAGATCCCACCCAAAAGCTAAGTGAAAACCACCAGTTTCTTCAAGAATACAGCTCAATGGAAGGTCTTAATGACCAAACATGTTTcagtaaacagaaaacaaatgctGAAAAAGAGCCTGAGTCTCATTACCCATCTGATACAGAAGGTTTCTACTCATCCTCTGTGAATCTTGGGGAGTATAATCCGACCTACAGAGAATACACATGTAACTATGCAGACCTCGGGCCTGATTGTCATCAGTCCAACACTGTGGCAAAACGATTATCCCATGGAGGTTATCCTCAGCCTCCACTTCAGTTCAAAACAGGCACTATGACTTTAGGGAGGACTTGCCGTCCTTTAAGGAAATCAAAAGTCAAACCTCCACCACCCAAGCGAACATCCTCACTAAAGGAAACCAATAGTAGTGTTGATGTTGGGACAGACACACAAGCAGATAAGGATCATCCAAAGATGGTTAGTGAGCAAGAACTTACCTCGTCTTCCACAGATATGAAGCTGGAACTGGACCTGGAACTTGGAGGAGCTCCAGAACCATTACAGTCATCTTGTCTAGTTGCAGAGTCTTTAGGAACTTGGGGCATGGGACTGGGGGGAGCCATGGACATAGTAGAGCCCATGTCCTTTAGCTCCGCAGATACACACTCGTTTAAGGATGAAGGTGCTGTGCAGTCTGACTATGCAGATCTGTGGCTTCACAACAGTGAGCTTAAGTCTAACAATGGTGAGTACGCATCAATGTCTAACTCAAGCACAGCTACAGGCACCACTGTTATGGATTGTATGAAGTCACCAGACAGCTCTTCCTCTTCCACAGAAACGCAAATTCAGGCTGTTGCCCAGACCTTAGAGTCCAAGGAAAGCAGTCCATCTCTCCCATCTGGAGACTTTAAACTTGGATCACCTGAGAAACTGGCCGGCCTAGCCTCACCATCAAGTGGTTattccagccaatcagaaacccCAACATCAACCTTACCCTCATCTTCAGCAGCCTTCTTCCCAGGACCTCTGTCCCCTTCAACTGGCAAGAGAAAGCCTAAAGTGCCAGAAAGGAAGTCATCTCTCTCTTCCTTGCAACAATTTCCCAGAGATGGGGCTTCCATTTCATTTTGCAATAAGAGAGATCCAGACTTTCCACCTCCACCTTCTCAGCTCGATCTCAATGTTCTACATGGAGGCTATGTGAGACACACCTTATCCCACCGAGCATACCACATGCACACCCTTCACCACAACAAACACAGAGTTGCAAATGTTTTGTCCATTGGACCAAAAATAATGGTCCCTGAGATAACCAATACCAATCCACCACCAAGTTCAGGCTCTGCTTTAACAAATCCAGGCTCTAACGTTCTGCCAATTACTCCATCAACAATTCGTTCAGTGCAGCTTCATTCAGTTAGCCAATCTTCAGAGCCGCAGAGTACTTCCACAACATACCAGGACACAACGAATGGAACTGAGACTGTGACAAGGCCAAAATGTCCCCCAAGTGGTTCCACCCTGGCTCCTCCCCCTGTTAATACCAGGCCTCTCCCTCCCAGAAGGCCACCTCCCAGGCCCCCATGTCATGATCACACCTCTTCTCCTGAACGTTCACAGCCACCTCCACCTGGTCGCCACCCTGATGGACCTCCATCCTATGAAAGTCTGCTTCTAAGGCAGGACCGGTATGGACCAGGAACCTTTTGGGCTATGACTGCCTTCAGAACAAGGATGGACCCTTCGTCAGACATCTCTGAAGACAGTTCACCCCTGCATAGACCAGTTCCACGTGCTCCACACCCTTCACCTGTGGATCTCCACACTCATATTCACTCACACACAGAGTTCAGAGGGCTCACCCACTCAACACATGCACGTTCCGAGTTTAGAGTTTTGGGGGAGCGCTCGTTCTCCCAGGATGacgatgaggatgaggaggaagaggaggaggaagaagaagaggaagaagaagagcaggTAAAAGAGCCGCAGAGGGCTGCATGTTCCAGAGGAGGAATGCGATCGGACCACCCTCCTCCCCCAGCCTATGAATTTGCTGGGGGATCCCACTTAAACTCAGGGTCATGGGCTAGTCCTGTCAAAGTGCCTGGTAACACAACAGAGGCATCGCATCCTTACCTAATCAGCGATGCAAGGACAGGAGGACAAGAAGTGCATGAAGAAGAGAGGGAAGTGATATCAGGTGCTACCAGAAGTGCCCATCCGCACCAACTCCAAGAGAACAAGGATGACTCCACCACTCCTGACACTGAGGATTACTTTAGCAAAG ATTCCACACCAAGTGACAATTCACTTTCCCCTCTGACGGATGACGCCAAAGTTGATGACGACATTATTATTACATCCCCTAACAAGAGTCGTACAACAGAAGACCTTTTTGCCATGATACACAG ATCCAAAAGAAAGGTCCTTGGCCGTAAAGATTCAGGAGACCTAAACGTGAAGTCTCGTCTTTGCCCTGTGTCAGCCGTAACCCCCAGTAATGTTTCCACTGGTGTTGtccctccagctcctcctcttaACTTTCCTGCTACTTTAGCCAATGCCGTTGGGTCACAGAGAGCTCCTGTTCCAATCTATCGTAGTGCTAAGAAATCCAGCACATCCAACGAGGAGTTTAAACTTCTTTTGCTAAAGAAAGGCAGCAGGTCTGATTCTAGCTATCGCATGTCAGCGACAGAGATTTTGAAGAGCCCCATTACCCCCAAAACACCTGGGGAGTCCCTTCAAGAAGGTTCAATTAGACAGGCAGAGGAGCAGTCTTCTATGCCTCAGGAGCCCCCAATCTCTGGTTTGGACCCAATCCAGATACCAGGCCTTTTTCCTCGGGCCAACTCGGAAAGTTTCACTCCCAAAACACTCCCCATGTCAGCTGCATCTCGACAGGGACGTTCTCGGATCCCCCCGGTTGCTAACAGCAGTCGCTACAGTACACGCAGTCGCCTCTACACAGCGCCCATGCAAGCCATTTCAGAAGGGGAGACAGAAAACTCAGATGGGAGCCCTCATGATGATAGATCGTCATAA
- the nhsb gene encoding Nance-Horan syndrome protein isoform X5: protein MPFAKRIVEPQLLCRHQIPNDEGLLFEDLCAISHVVLSRTLRQLSDLARHACSLFQELENDIMSTNQRVWVLQNKIGQIQQTANALDPKKEAVPVSNLDIESKLSAHYQAPWHQQHNVFHPCTRPPCLEELHRNARLSLRALHRDEQQHQPSSSRERNRVTISISVAPPMPTFPSPHSIRRQQRSRLARAQERAERERELEYQPRKERTVKETEIQTTERKLQERPGREEDMKTIERKFECFYSLETIEGCIFIPWNRKVTSIEKSESSEVIGGQTAKAVNHSAPSAQDKQANWSKENVPPSDQKTNGDSQAVSSCIIPINVTAGVGFDREASARCSLVHSQSVLQRRRKLRRRKTITGIPKRVQQDMDSDESPVARERTVIIHANSHQLSLCQEDLSISGRLHHTRDSGCQTDDFLIACTAAPSRRRIRAQRNHQGIPASLSHSTGNISSLGDQSDSTYTTASTHGGRLRSRSLPREGGRLIDSDEDDDDNYDDDDEDEDLSPYEAEDFIPSGPSPRMKMMMMKDEEESTDDQAAPEPLQLGSLKRLQRSSERDRGGGGGGSPEHSWMERGRSRLPRKADMGSCEISSSSDTFSSPIHSVSTTGVLGSHVDHKEDHQSSSGNWSGSSSTCPSQTSETIPPPSSPPLTGSSHCDSELSLNTAPNAIDEGFSLDPSYHSDLRPQSQGHRSSSFTSSATDQLDDAGVSTASEGEWTYPQDQDQTDPDQDQDPTQKLSENHQFLQEYSSMEGLNDQTCFSKQKTNAEKEPESHYPSDTEGFYSSSVNLGEYNPTYREYTCNYADLGPDCHQSNTVAKRLSHGGYPQPPLQFKTGTMTLGRTCRPLRKSKVKPPPPKRTSSLKETNSSVDVGTDTQADKDHPKMVSEQELTSSSTDMKLELDLELGGAPEPLQSSCLVAESLGTWGMGLGGAMDIVEPMSFSSADTHSFKDEGAVQSDYADLWLHNSELKSNNETQIQAVAQTLESKESSPSLPSGDFKLGSPEKLAGLASPSSGYSSQSETPTSTLPSSSAAFFPGPLSPSTGKRKPKVPERKSSLSSLQQFPRDGASISFCNKRDPDFPPPPSQLDLNVLHGGYVRHTLSHRAYHMHTLHHNKHRVANVLSIGPKIMVPEITNTNPPPSSGSALTNPGSNVLPITPSTIRSVQLHSVSQSSEPQSTSTTYQDTTNGTETVTRPKCPPSGSTLAPPPVNTRPLPPRRPPPRPPCHDHTSSPERSQPPPPGRHPDGPPSYESLLLRQDRYGPGTFWAMTAFRTRMDPSSDISEDSSPLHRPVPRAPHPSPVDLHTHIHSHTEFRGLTHSTHARSEFRVLGERSFSQDDDEDEEEEEEEEEEEEEEQVKEPQRAACSRGGMRSDHPPPPAYEFAGGSHLNSGSWASPVKVPGNTTEASHPYLISDARTGGQEVHEEEREVISGATRSAHPHQLQENKDDSTTPDTEDYFSKDSTPSDNSLSPLTDDAKVDDDIIITSPNKSRTTEDLFAMIHRSKRKVLGRKDSGDLNVKSRLCPVSAVTPSNVSTGVVPPAPPLNFPATLANAVGSQRAPVPIYRSAKKSSTSNEEFKLLLLKKGSRSDSSYRMSATEILKSPITPKTPGESLQEGSIRQAEEQSSMPQEPPISGLDPIQIPGLFPRANSESFTPKTLPMSAASRQGRSRIPPVANSSRYSTRSRLYTAPMQAISEGETENSDGSPHDDRSS, encoded by the exons CTGTGTCGAACTTGGATATAGAGAGCAAGCTGTCGGCGCACTATCAGGCTCCATGGCACCAGCAACACAACGTGTTTCACCCATGCACCAGACCGCCATGTCTGGAGGAGCTCCACAGAAATGCCCGTCTGAGTCTTAGAGCTCTGCATCGCG ACGAACAACAGCATCAGCCTTCTTCAAGTCGAGAGAGAAACAGGGTGACCATCTCCATCTCCGTGGCGCCACCCATGCCCACCTTTCCCTCACCGCATAGCATTCGGCGGCAACAGAGGAGTCGGCTCGCACGAGCG CaagagagagcagagagggaACGAGAGCTGGAGTATCAACCCAGAAAG GAGAGGACTGTCAAAGAAACAGAGATCCAGACCACAGAGAGAAAG CTACAAGAGAGGCCTGGCAGAGAGGAGGATATGAAAACAATTGAAAGGAAG TTTGAGTGCTTTTACTCACTTGAAACTATTGAAGGTTGCATCTTCATTCCATGGAATAGAAAG GTTACCTCGATAGAGAAAAGTGAAAGTAGTGAAGTTATTGGAGGCCAAACAGCCAAGGCCGTAAACCACAGTGCCCCCTCAGCCCAAGACAAGCAGGCAAACTGGTCAAAGGAAAACGTCCCGCCATCAGATCAGAAGACAAATGGCGATTCTCAAGCGGTCTCCTCATGCATAATCCCCATTAATGTCACAG CAGGAGTCGGGTTTGACAGAGAGGCCAGTGCCCGTTGCTCTCTAGTTCACTCCCAGTCGGTGCTTCAGAGAAGAAGGAagctgaggaggagaaagaCTATCACTGGAATACCCAAACGGGTACAACAGGACATGG actcAGATGAATCACCTGTGGCAAGAGAGCGTACAGTGATCATCCACGCCAATTCACATCAACTATCTCTCTGTCAAGAGGACCTCTCAATTAGTGGGCGTCTCCATCACACTCGTGACTCTGGCTGCCAGACAGATGATTTCCTTATAGCAT GTACAGCTGCTCCCTCCAGAAGGCGCATTAGAGCTCAGCGCAACCATCAAGGTATCCCTGCCTCTCTGTCCCATTCTACGGGTAACATTTCCTCCTTGGGTGACCAGTCGGACTCAACATACACAACAGCTTCTACACATGGTGGCCGTTTACGCTCACGTAGCCTTCCAAGAGAGGGCGGCCGTCTAATCGACAGTGACGAAGACGATGATGACAactatgatgatgatgatgaagatgaagatttATCACCTTATGAAGCAGAGGACTTCATTCCATCCGGACCAAGTCCAAgaatgaagatgatgatgatgaaggatGAAGAAGAGAGTACAGACGATCAGGCAGCCCCTGAGCCACTGCAACTTGGAAGCCTAAAACGACTGCAGAGGTCTAGTGAAAGAGACAGGGGCGGTGGAGGAGGCGGGAGTCCAGAACATAGCTGGATGGAGAGGGGTCGTTCTCGCTTGCCCCGCAAGGCTGACATGGGTAGCTGTGAAATTTCATCCAGTTCTGATACTTTTAGCAGCCCTATTCACTCCGTGTCTACTACAGGCGTTTTAGGCAGTCATGTGGACCACAAGGAGGACCACCAGTCATCAAGTGGAAACTGGAGTGGCTCCAGCTCCACCTGCCCCTCACAAACATCTGAAACTATTCCCCCTCCCTCTTCTCCACCCTTGACAGGCTCTTCCCACTGTGATTCAGAGTTATCACTTAATACAGCACCCAATGCCATTGATGAGGGATTTTCCCTGGATCCTTCCTACCACTCTGACCTCAGGCCCCAGAGTCAAGGCCACAGATCAAGCTCTTTTACATCATCAGCCACAGACCAGCTAGATGATGCAGGGGTCAGTACAGCCAGCGAAGGGGAGTGGACATACCCCCAAGACCAAGATCAGACCGATCCAGATCAAGATCAAGATCCCACCCAAAAGCTAAGTGAAAACCACCAGTTTCTTCAAGAATACAGCTCAATGGAAGGTCTTAATGACCAAACATGTTTcagtaaacagaaaacaaatgctGAAAAAGAGCCTGAGTCTCATTACCCATCTGATACAGAAGGTTTCTACTCATCCTCTGTGAATCTTGGGGAGTATAATCCGACCTACAGAGAATACACATGTAACTATGCAGACCTCGGGCCTGATTGTCATCAGTCCAACACTGTGGCAAAACGATTATCCCATGGAGGTTATCCTCAGCCTCCACTTCAGTTCAAAACAGGCACTATGACTTTAGGGAGGACTTGCCGTCCTTTAAGGAAATCAAAAGTCAAACCTCCACCACCCAAGCGAACATCCTCACTAAAGGAAACCAATAGTAGTGTTGATGTTGGGACAGACACACAAGCAGATAAGGATCATCCAAAGATGGTTAGTGAGCAAGAACTTACCTCGTCTTCCACAGATATGAAGCTGGAACTGGACCTGGAACTTGGAGGAGCTCCAGAACCATTACAGTCATCTTGTCTAGTTGCAGAGTCTTTAGGAACTTGGGGCATGGGACTGGGGGGAGCCATGGACATAGTAGAGCCCATGTCCTTTAGCTCCGCAGATACACACTCGTTTAAGGATGAAGGTGCTGTGCAGTCTGACTATGCAGATCTGTGGCTTCACAACAGTGAGCTTAAGTCTAACAATG AAACGCAAATTCAGGCTGTTGCCCAGACCTTAGAGTCCAAGGAAAGCAGTCCATCTCTCCCATCTGGAGACTTTAAACTTGGATCACCTGAGAAACTGGCCGGCCTAGCCTCACCATCAAGTGGTTattccagccaatcagaaacccCAACATCAACCTTACCCTCATCTTCAGCAGCCTTCTTCCCAGGACCTCTGTCCCCTTCAACTGGCAAGAGAAAGCCTAAAGTGCCAGAAAGGAAGTCATCTCTCTCTTCCTTGCAACAATTTCCCAGAGATGGGGCTTCCATTTCATTTTGCAATAAGAGAGATCCAGACTTTCCACCTCCACCTTCTCAGCTCGATCTCAATGTTCTACATGGAGGCTATGTGAGACACACCTTATCCCACCGAGCATACCACATGCACACCCTTCACCACAACAAACACAGAGTTGCAAATGTTTTGTCCATTGGACCAAAAATAATGGTCCCTGAGATAACCAATACCAATCCACCACCAAGTTCAGGCTCTGCTTTAACAAATCCAGGCTCTAACGTTCTGCCAATTACTCCATCAACAATTCGTTCAGTGCAGCTTCATTCAGTTAGCCAATCTTCAGAGCCGCAGAGTACTTCCACAACATACCAGGACACAACGAATGGAACTGAGACTGTGACAAGGCCAAAATGTCCCCCAAGTGGTTCCACCCTGGCTCCTCCCCCTGTTAATACCAGGCCTCTCCCTCCCAGAAGGCCACCTCCCAGGCCCCCATGTCATGATCACACCTCTTCTCCTGAACGTTCACAGCCACCTCCACCTGGTCGCCACCCTGATGGACCTCCATCCTATGAAAGTCTGCTTCTAAGGCAGGACCGGTATGGACCAGGAACCTTTTGGGCTATGACTGCCTTCAGAACAAGGATGGACCCTTCGTCAGACATCTCTGAAGACAGTTCACCCCTGCATAGACCAGTTCCACGTGCTCCACACCCTTCACCTGTGGATCTCCACACTCATATTCACTCACACACAGAGTTCAGAGGGCTCACCCACTCAACACATGCACGTTCCGAGTTTAGAGTTTTGGGGGAGCGCTCGTTCTCCCAGGATGacgatgaggatgaggaggaagaggaggaggaagaagaagaggaagaagaagagcaggTAAAAGAGCCGCAGAGGGCTGCATGTTCCAGAGGAGGAATGCGATCGGACCACCCTCCTCCCCCAGCCTATGAATTTGCTGGGGGATCCCACTTAAACTCAGGGTCATGGGCTAGTCCTGTCAAAGTGCCTGGTAACACAACAGAGGCATCGCATCCTTACCTAATCAGCGATGCAAGGACAGGAGGACAAGAAGTGCATGAAGAAGAGAGGGAAGTGATATCAGGTGCTACCAGAAGTGCCCATCCGCACCAACTCCAAGAGAACAAGGATGACTCCACCACTCCTGACACTGAGGATTACTTTAGCAAAG ATTCCACACCAAGTGACAATTCACTTTCCCCTCTGACGGATGACGCCAAAGTTGATGACGACATTATTATTACATCCCCTAACAAGAGTCGTACAACAGAAGACCTTTTTGCCATGATACACAG ATCCAAAAGAAAGGTCCTTGGCCGTAAAGATTCAGGAGACCTAAACGTGAAGTCTCGTCTTTGCCCTGTGTCAGCCGTAACCCCCAGTAATGTTTCCACTGGTGTTGtccctccagctcctcctcttaACTTTCCTGCTACTTTAGCCAATGCCGTTGGGTCACAGAGAGCTCCTGTTCCAATCTATCGTAGTGCTAAGAAATCCAGCACATCCAACGAGGAGTTTAAACTTCTTTTGCTAAAGAAAGGCAGCAGGTCTGATTCTAGCTATCGCATGTCAGCGACAGAGATTTTGAAGAGCCCCATTACCCCCAAAACACCTGGGGAGTCCCTTCAAGAAGGTTCAATTAGACAGGCAGAGGAGCAGTCTTCTATGCCTCAGGAGCCCCCAATCTCTGGTTTGGACCCAATCCAGATACCAGGCCTTTTTCCTCGGGCCAACTCGGAAAGTTTCACTCCCAAAACACTCCCCATGTCAGCTGCATCTCGACAGGGACGTTCTCGGATCCCCCCGGTTGCTAACAGCAGTCGCTACAGTACACGCAGTCGCCTCTACACAGCGCCCATGCAAGCCATTTCAGAAGGGGAGACAGAAAACTCAGATGGGAGCCCTCATGATGATAGATCGTCATAA